In the genome of Vanacampus margaritifer isolate UIUO_Vmar chromosome 1, RoL_Vmar_1.0, whole genome shotgun sequence, one region contains:
- the dedd gene encoding death effector domain-containing protein, producing the protein MTSQQPQLHGGAIHHQGAHNDSAQQAQPHIQAHHLDSHPSGAIAGRLDNRALTRRPGCAALATTSRVSACLVNSSVSKGSRSLEPWPEEAVDKSHGLNSLHRMFDIIGAQLTHRDVRVLSFLFVDVIDEYERGGIRSGRDFLLALERQGRCDETNFQHVLQLLRIITRHDLLPYVTLKKRQAVCPDPVDKYLEETSVRYISPRGALKSRESAPHRMTGPYVGSSRMKAAPSVPNGMWKRSNSLSDFREKQTCDIRLRVRAEYCQHDSALQGNIFSNKQEAVERQFERFNQANTILKSRDLGSIICDIKFSELTYLDAFWRDYINGSLLEALKGVFITDSLKQAVGHEAIKLLVNVDEEDYQAGRRRLLCNLVTSGDPPGGIKD; encoded by the exons atgacatcacagcagcCTCAACTCCACGGTGGGGCTATTCATCACCAGGGTGCCCACAATGACTCCGCTCAACAAGCCCAGCCTCATATTCAGGCCCATCATCTTGACTCACATCCGAGCGGCGCCATCGCTGGCCGTCTGGACAACAGAGCTCTCACACGCCGGCCCGGATGCGCCGCTTTGGCAACAACTAGCAGAGTCTCGGCCTGTTTGGTTAACTCCAGCGTATCCAAAGGATCGAGGAGTTTAGAGCCCTGGCCTGAGGAGGCAGTGGACAAGTCACATGGGTTGAACTCGCTCCACCGCATGTTTGACATAATCGGAGCCCAACTCACTCATCGGGACGTTAGAGTACTGTCGTTTTTGTTCGTTGATGTGATTGACGAGTACGAGCGTGGCGGCATCAGGAGTGGACGAGATTTCTTGCTGGCGCTGGAGCGCCAGGGTCGCTGCGATGAGACCAACTTCCAACACGTGCTCCAGCTTCTGAGGATTATCACTCGCCATGACCTCTTGCCTTACGTCACGCTTAAGAAACGGCAGGCCG TGTGCCCAGATCCTGTTGACAAGTACCTGGAGGAGACGTCAGTGCGCTACATTTCACCAAGAGGAGCCCTGAAGAGCAGGGAAAGTGCGCCTCACAGAATGACAG GACCCTATGTCGGGTCATCCCGAATGAAAGCAGCTCCTTCTGTACCGAACGGCATGTGGAAGAGAAGTAATTCCTTATCCGACTTCAGAGAGAAGCAAACTTGtg ATATCCGCCTGCGCGTCCGTGCGGAATATTGCCAGCACGACTCGGCCCTTCAGGGCAACATCTTTTCCAACAAGCAAGAGGCGGTGGAGCGCCAGTTTGAACGCTTCAACCAGGCCAACACGATCCTCAAATCACGAGACTTGGGCTCCATCATCTGTGACATCAAGTTCTCCGAGCTCACCTACCTGGATGCTTTCTGGAGGGACTACATCAACGGCTCCTTGTTAGAGGCCCTGAAAGGAGTTTTCATCACAGATTCTCTTAAGCAGGCCGTGGGCCACGAGGCCATCAAACTGTTGGTCAACGTGGATGAGGAGGATTACCAGGCGGGCCGTCGCAGACTTCTTTGTAATTTGGTGACAAGTGGAGATCCTCCCGGAGGGATCAAAGACTGA
- the LOC144060844 gene encoding troponin C, slow skeletal and cardiac muscles-like translates to MDDVYKAAVENLTEEQKNEFKAAFDIFIQDAEDGCISTKELGKVMRMLGQNPTPEELQEMIDEVDEDGSGTVDFDEFLLMMVRCMKEESKGKSEEELAELFRMFDKNGDGYIDLEELKTMLESTGESITEDDIEELMKDGDKNNDGKIDYDEFLEFMKGVE, encoded by the exons ATGGATGACGTCTATAAAGCAGCG GTTGAGAACTTGACCGAGGAGCAAAAAAATG AGTTCAAGGCTGCCTTTGACATCTTCATCCAAGATGCTGAGGACGGCTGCATCAGCACAAAGGAACTGGGGAAGGTGATGAGGATGCTGGGGCAAAATCCCACACCTGAAGAACTGCAGGAGATGATTGATGAGGTGGATGAAGATG GCAGCGGTACAGTTGACTTTGATGAATTCTTGCTTATGATGGTCCGCTGTATGAAGGAGGAGAGCAAAGGAAAATCAGAAGAGGAGCTGGCCGAACTTTTCCGCATGTTTGACAA GAATGGCGATGGTTACATAGACTTGGAGGAACTAAAGACCATGCTAGAGTCCACTGGAGAATCCatcactgaagatgacattgagGAGTTGATGAAGGACGGAGACAAAAACAATGATGGCAAAATTGATTATGATG AGTTCCTGGAGTTCATGAAAGGTGTTGAATAA